TCCTGCTCTGGGGCACGCAGGGCGAGTTCGACGACGGCGACCTGGCCACGACGGTCACGTACACGAAGGCCAACATCGACTACCTGCGCAAGCACGTACAGCTCCAGGAGAAGCCGACTCAGGCCGACACGGACCGGATCAAGGAGTACCAGGCCCAGTTCGGGGCCGAGCAGACCGGGGTCCTCGACGAGCCGACTCTCACGAAGACGAAACTGGGCTGGGTCCACGAGCAGGGCACGCCGGGCACGGTGACAGCCAAGGACTGGCTCCCGGCACCGATGAAGTAGCCGCGGCCCGGGTCGTCGCCCGCTGCGGCCGGACCCTCGCGGTCCGGCCGCAGCGGGCCCGCGGCACGTAACCGTTCGGCCGGGACGCGGCCTGGCCGGGACACGCCGTCCGAAGACGGTCTACCAGGACGCGTCGTCCAGGACGAGGCGGCCCGCCTTGCGGTACTCGCGCTGGGCGCCGGCCAGGAGATCCGCCGTCGATACACCGTCGCCCCGACCCGCCGCCGCGTACGCGGCCGTGACGACCGCGCTGCGGATCGAGCCGCCCGCCAGCTCGAAGTCCCGTGCGCAGAAGGCCGGATCGATGTCCTCGGCGCAGGGGACGTGGGCGAGGCTGTGCCGCCACAGCGCCAGGCGCTGCTTCTCATCCGGGAAGGGGAAGTCGACCACCAGGTCCAGCCGGCGGGTGAAGGCGTCGTCGATGTTGGAGCGCAGGTTGGTGGTCAGCAGGGCGATTCCGTCGAACGACTCCAGACGCTGCAGGAGGTAGGCGCTCTCCATGTTCGCGTGGCGGTCGTTGGAGCTGCTGACCTCGGAGCGCTTGCCGAAGACCGCGTCCGCCTCGTCGAAGAGCAGCACCGTGTCCGTACGGTCGGCCTCGGTGAAGATCCGCTCCAGGTTCTTCTCCGTCTCGCCGACGTACTTGTCCACGATGGACGGTAGCTGTACGACGTAGAGGTCCAGGCCCAGTTCCCCCGCGACCACTTCGGCGGAGAGCGTCTTCCCGGTCCCGGAGTCGCCCGCGAACAGCCCCACCACGCCCCGCCCGCGCCCGCCGCCCGTGCTCAGCCGCCAGTCGCCGAGCACCCGGTCGCGGTGTCGGGCGCGAAGGACCAGTTCCCGCAGCTGCGCCAGCGGGCCTGCGGGCAGGACCAGATCGTTCCAGCCGACGTCGGGCCGGATGCGGCGGGCGTGCCGCTCGAGGCCCGACGCGGACTGCTGCCGGGCCGCGAACCGCAGGTGCGCGGCGGACAGTTCCGTACCGTCGAACGCGGCGAGGTCGCGCGCCGCGCGGGACGCACGGTCGATCCCGGCGGGCCCGAGCCGGTACGCGGCGACGACCGGCGCCAGGTCGAACGCCGGCTCCTGGGGGCCGAGCGCCGCCCGCCAGGCGTCGAGATCGCCGGCCCGCTGCCGGGGCGCGTCCAGCACGATCGGGTCGCGTCCGCTGTCGCACCACTTCGGGTCGTACGGGCGCGGATCCGCGAACAGGACCGGGACGTCCTTCACGGTGAGCGCCCGGATCAGTTCCCCGGGCTTCTCGGGCAGCGAGGTCACCACGATCGCGCGTCCCGTCAGCCGTGCCTCGCGCAGCAGTTCCCGGTACGGGAGGCGCTCCCCCGCCGGACGGTGCTCCGGAGCGTGCTCCTCGGGGCGGTGCTCCTCGGGGCGTCCTGCCGGCGCGAAGTGCAGGGCCGGGATGCCGGCCGCGCCCAGGGCGACGGTGGCGCAGGCGAGGCCGTCGCCGTCGCGGTGCTCGCGCAGGTAGGCGGTGAGCGGGCGCGCCGCGAGGTGCCCGGCCAGTCTCCGGGTCAGCGGGTCGCCGCCGTCCGGCGTGACGGTGGCCACCGCGTTCTCCTCGTCCGCCGCGCCGGGCCGGTACGGAAGCGGACGTACGGTGCCCTGCAGCGCCGGGTCCGGGGTGTCGTCACCGAGCAGATGCGCCACGACCCGGTCGGGGACGCGCAAGGAGCGGCTGAGGAAGGGGCGTTCGGGGTCGTCCACCTCGATCAGCCCGCGCGCGAGCAGCCGTGCGGCCGGATGGAACCGGGAGCGTCCGGCGGCGGAGTGCGTGGGCACCCCGCACAGGTCGAGCGCGAGCGCCACGGTCGCCCGGCGACGGGTCACGTCGTCGTTGAGGTAGCCGTACAGCGCCTCGAAGGAGCGGTCCAGGTCGGGCGCCAGCGCGATCAGCAGGATCTGGGTGTCGAGGGGGCTCAGGCGCAGCCAGTGGGCGAGCCAGTGGAGGCGGTCGTCCTCGGACGGCCAGGTCTCGTCCGGCTCCGCCGCGTCCTCGGTTTCCGGCTCTTCTGCCGCGCCTGGTTCGCCGGACCCCTGCCGCTCGTCCGGGCCGGACGGCATCAGGCCTTTCGTTTCCGTCCGCCCGAACAGCAGGTGCTGTACCGCCTCCTCCGTCAGATACATCCCGCGCATCGGGTCGGTGGCCGTCGGGTCCTTGGCGCTGCGGCGATCGACGAGGAGCGCCACCCGCGCGCGCAGTTCCGCGAGCCGTTCGAGCAGGGGGGAGGAGTCGTTCACTTCCGCTGCTCCTGAACCGTTCCCGTCCTGCCGTTCCTCCGCACGAAGTCCTCCTTGGCGGCGGCCACGCTCTTCGCGCTGTGGTGGCGCGTGGGACCGTCGTCGGACCCGCCGTCCGTGCCCCGGACCCGGACGCCGAGCCCCTCCGTGACCGGCGGACCGACGCGGTAGTCGGGGGACGCCAGGAAGGGTGCGGTGATCACCACGTCGAGCGAGGGCTTGAGTTCACCGCCCAGCGCGGACCAGATGTCCGCGAGCGAGCGCGCCTCGGTGTGCAGCCCCGCGACGGTCAACTGGACGGACAGGCCGAGTCCGGCGAGGGTGCCCGTCAGGTCCTCCGGCGGCAGGATCTCCTTGGGCAGCAGCGTGTGCAGTACCGCGGAGAGCATCCGGTGCTCGTCCTGCGGACGCTTGGTCCAGGCCGTGACGAGGTACGAGAGCCGGAACCAGCGCGGCGGCTGGTGCTCCTTGACGATGATCCCCTGCTCGTCGCGGAGCCCGATCCTGCCGCGCTGGCGCCGCTTGGTGTCCTCGCGGATGTCGTAGAGGTACGCGTCGATGGTCGGCGCGTTGCGCCGGGCCGCCCAGTCTCGCGTCGGGGCGTCGAAGGTGACTTCGACATCGGACCCCGCGAAGGAGCCGCGGATGAGCAGCCCTCTCAGGATGTCGTCCACCTCGTGAATCACGGTCGCGCTGCCCTTCGTCGTCGACGCCCGGGCATGGAGGAGCCCGGTCCATCGTGGCCGCCGGGGCGCCGGCCCGCGAGGCACCCGGGGGACGATCCGGGGGCAACTCCGCTGCCCCCGCGTCGCCCTGCTCCTGTCCTCGGGGACCTTGTACCGGCGCGGTACCGGCGCGAGACGTCAGATGTAGCCCTCGCGCAAGGCGTAGGCCACGGCATGGGCCCGGTTGCGGAGCTGCAGGCGGGTCGTCAGGCCGTGCATGACGTTCTTGACCGTGCGTTCGGAGTACGAGAGCTTGCCGGCGATCTCCGCGGTATCCAGCCCCTCGGCCACCAGTCGGAGCACATCGATCTCACGCGGCGCCAGGCCGGACACCGTGGCTCCCGACACGCTGGTCGTGCCGCGCTGCAGCGTGCCGACCTGGGCCATCAGCCGTCCCAGCAGGTCCGATGGCAGGTCCCCATCGCCCCGGGAGGCCGCGAGGACCGCTTGGAGAAGGCGGTGTCCGGTGGCCTCGCGCCGCCAGACGATCGCGCCGACCCCGTACTCGATCACCTGGAGCAGCTCCGCCTCGCGGATGAGGCTCGTGACGAGGACCGCCCTGATGCCGTCCGCGCGCGTCAGCCGCCTCAGCCGCGACAGCGTGGGTTCGTCCAGCACCTCCGCGAGCAGGACCGCGACCGTGCCCGGCCGGCTCGCGCCCTCCTCGACGAGCTCCACCTCGGAGTGGCGGCGCAGTTGGCTGACCGCTCCGTCCAGGGACAGCGGGTCCGACGCGTGGACCTCCACCGGGATTCTGTTCGGGCTTCGAAGAACCATGCCATACGTCCTCGCGTCTAACTCAACAGAACAAAACGTGCCTGCTACATCCTTCCTTCGCCGAGGGGACGACCACCACCGTGGCTTACCACGAGACCGACCACGAGATCGGCGTGACAGCGGGATCGATCCGGCCACGGCGTCACCCACTTGTTCCGGCCACACCGTCGATCCCGGGTCCCGGCTCCGCCGGGCTCCTGGAACGCGACGGCGCGCTGGAGCTGCTGGCGGCGGAGACCGATCGAGCCCTGAACGGATCGGGTCGGCTGGTCCTGTTCCGCGCGCCCACCGGAACGGGCCGCAGCGCACTGCTGGAGGTCGCCGCCGAACAGGGCGCGAAGCTCGGCATGCAGGTCCTGCGGGCCCACGCCTCGGCCGACTGCCCCGGCGCCCCCCTCGCCCTCGTGCAGCGGCTTCTCGACGCGGAGTCCGATCCCGGCGACCTCCACAGCGCCCCGCAGACTCTGCAGCTCTCGAGCCACTCGTCCCGCCTGTGGCGATTACTGTGCGAGCACGCGGCCGCGTCCCCCCTGCTGATCACCGTGGAGGACGTGCACCTCGCCGACCAGGCCTCCCGGAACTGGCTGACCGAGGCCGCCCGGCGGCTGACCGGAATGCCGGTCCTCATGGTGGTCACCGAACGAGGGCAGTACGACATCACCCCGCCCCGAGCGGGCCTCGCGTACTCCTTGCCCCCCGACACGGTGCGGATGCACGCGCTCGCGCCGCTGAGCCGCTCCGCCGCCGAGGAACTGGTCCGCGCAGCCCTGGGCCCGGACACCGGCGACGCCTGGCTTGACGGCTGCGTACGGGCCGGCGCCGGCAATCCGCTGCTGCTGCACTCGCTGCTCGACGACCTGCGGGCGGTCTTCCCGTACGGCGCGTCGGACAGCGGCGGCCCGGAGCCGCGGCTTCCCGAAAGGTGCGCCGAGCTGTACCCGGGGGCGTTCGTCGCGGCTGTCTCGTGGTGGCTGAAGAGCGCGGGTCACGAAAACACCCTGGTGGCCCGCGCGCTGGCAGAACTGGAGGGCTCGGCTCCGCAGCAGTACGACGAGGGAAGGCAGGAGGACGGCGAACAGGGAGTCGGGGAAAGCGGGTTCCCCGACGGGGCCGGAACGTCCGACCTCCGCCCGGGGGCCGCCGGCCACGGCGAGCCCGACCCGGGCCACGACTTCGTCGACTTCCTCGCCGAGCTCACCGGGGCCGATCCCGACCGCGTCGCGGGCTGGGTCGCCGCGATGATCCGGCTCGGGCTGCTGCGCCGCTCCCCCGGCACCGGCGTCCCGCGCTTCGCGCATCCGCTGCTGCGCGGAGCGGTCCTCGACGGCTGGCCCCGCTCGCACCGGCAGTCCCTGCACCACCGTGCGGCCGAACTGCGCCGACGCCGGGGCGACGGGGCCGAAGCAGTGGCCGGGCATCTGCTGCGCACCTCCCCCGCCGGCGCGGCCGGAAGGACAGCGCCGCCCGGTGCGGCCGGAGGCGGGGCGCCCGTCGACAGAGCCCTCCTGGACGCGGCGGCCGAAGCGTCCAGGGCCGGCAGGACCGACGCCGCCGCGCTCTATCTGCGCCGCGCGCTGGACGAACCGCTGCCGCGAGAGCGACGGTCCGCGGTCCTCACCGAACTCGGCGAACTGGAGTTCACCACCCAGCGGACGGGCGGGATACCCCGGCTCGCCGAAGCGCTGCGACTGCAGGAGCAGCCCAGGGGGCGGGTGCTGGCCGCCGTCAACCTGGGCAACGCCCTGGCCAACCAGGGCAGGCCGCACGCCGCGCTCGACGTCCTGCGCGATCTGGGTCCGCTGGACGCGGAACCCGTCCTCGCCCGTACCGTCCAGACGGCATCGGCGTTCTTCTCCGACCACGATCCGGAAATCCGCAGGGCCGTCCACACCCGGCTCCGCGAGCGCGCCGAGCGATCCCCCGACTGGATCAGCCCGGCCCTGCGCGCCCTGCTGATCCGCCACAGGGCGGCGGCCGGAGCGCTGTCCGCGGAGTCGGCCGTGGAACAGATCCGGCAACTGATGGCCGCCCCGGAGGATCCCCTGCTGGTGCCGTACCTACTGGCAACGGCCGCCGCCGTGGCCCAGTGGGCCGACGCGCCGGACGACGCCGAACGGCTCGTCAGGGCCGGGCTGACCGAGCACTTGCTGACGCCGCTGCACCCCGTCCACCGCTCCCTGCTCGACTCGCGGGCGGACACCGCCGCCGCACGCGGCCAGTACCAGTGGCTGCTGGAGGAGACCGCCGACAAGCTGCGGACACCGGCCGACGCGGCTCGTACCGGTGTGGGCAACTTCCTGGCCCATCGCGTCATCGCACTCGCCGAGTGCGGCCGCGCCGCCGAGGCCGAGCGGCTCATCGCCGACATCGATGTCGAGGAAGCGAAGGACAGTGGGGAGCTGAACCGGTTCCTCTACGCGCGCGGCGTTCTGCGTGCGTCCGTCGGCGATCCGGCGGGCGCCCTCGCCGACTTCCGGGAGTGCGGCAGGCGCCAACTCGGCCGCGACGTGGAGAGCCTCGTCATCACACCGTGGCGCTCGGCTGCCGCCGAATGCCTCCTCCTTCTGGGGGAAACGCCGCAGGCGCTCGCGCTCGCCGAGGAGGACAGCCGGTACGCCGCCGCTTGGGGCACGCCCCGGGTCCGGGGCCGCGCGCTGCGCGTCCTGGGCGCGGCCACCGGCGGCCGACGCGGCCTCGAACTCACCGCCGAGGCCGTCGGCATCCTGCGCGGCACCTCGCTCGACGTCGAGCTGATCCCCGCGCTCGTCACCCACGGCCTCCAGCTCACGGCCGCCGGGCAGCCCCGCCGGGCCCGCCCGCTGCTCAGGGAGGCCGCGACGGCGGCCGAGCGGCTCGGGTCGATCCGGCTGTCGGGCAGCGCGGAACGGGCCTTGCGCGCCAGCGGCTCCCGCCGCTGGAACACCTCCCTCACCGGCCCGGGTTCACTGACCGCCGGTGAACGCCGGATCGCCGCACTGGCCGCCGACGGCCGCACGAACGCCGAGATCTCCGAGCTTCTGCACCTGGCGCTGCGTACCGTGGAAACCCACCTGACCAGCACGTACCGCAAGCTCGGCATACGGCGGCGGGTGGACCTGCGCGCCGTGCTGAACAGCGATGCGCAAGAGCCCGCCTGAACCGACCCATCCGGCGGAGTCCCCGGACCCGGCCGGTCCGGGGGTCGCCTCGACCGCGAACGTTGCCCTTACGGCCCTCCCGTCCATCCGGGCCCGCCGAGACTCTGCCCTCGCGGACCTTTCGTTCCCGCCGCGGTGCGGGTGACCATTCCTGATCGGGCGTCGAGTGGCGAGGAGCACCGTGCGCGCATACAAGGCACAGGCCGAGCAGTCCGGTGGCCGCAAGAGCGGCGGACGCACGGAGAGACCGCGTACGCTCGCGCAGCGCGTACTGACGCTCCAGCGTTCGGTTGGAAACGCGAGCGTGAGCCGCGCCATCGAGGAAGAGCAACACGAGCACGCCGCCGGCTGCGGTCACGACCGGCCCGCCGCCGAGCAGCCGATCGCCGACCAGACGCCCGTCCATCAGGCCTCCGCCGACCAGTCGTCCGTGCTCGACGCCGTTCGCTCCCCGGGGCGTCCGCTGGACCCGCGTCTCCTGGCGAGGGCGGAGCAGGGCTACGGCATGTCCTTCCGCCACGTGCGCGTCCACAGCGACCCGGTCGCACAGCGGTCGGCGATGGCACTCGGCGCCCGCGCCTACACCACCGGCAGTGACATCGTCGTCGGCCCGCAGGGCACGGACGACGAGACGATGTTCCACGAACTCGACCACGTCCGACAGCAGTCCCTGGGCTCCGTCTCAGGGACCGACAACGGGGCGGGAGTGAAGCTCTCCCATCAGGACGACCCGTTCGAGCGCCACGCCACGGCGAACGGCAGACGCATGGCCCAGGGCGCCATGCCCGACCTGTCGGGCCCCGGATCCGGTGCCTCCGCGCCGGCCCCCGCGCCCGTGCACACCGGTGACAGGATCTCTGTGGCCCGCGCGCGGTCCACCGACGGCCGGAGGATGTATCCGAGCGACCGGGGCCAGATGTTCGAGATCGCGACCGCACGCGGTTCGGTCATGGGCCGGTACGTCAGGGCCTCGTCGGACGGCGTGATGCACATCTTCGACACCTCCGAGCAGGGGCGCATATCGGTGTACCCCGACCAGATCATCGGCGTCAGGCCCACGGTGGGCAACCTGCACCCGCCGGGCCAGGTCCGCCCGCCCGAGGAGAACCTGCACGACCGCAGCCAGCTCCTCATGTCCGAGGCCGACCTGTCAGGGGTGCGGGCGCGGCTGCGCAAGAACCCGCGCGAAGCGGGCAGGACCGCCGTCACCACGTTCGAGGAGCAGCCCGACTACCAGCAGTACGAGACCAACCGCGAGGACCTGCGGCGCCTGAACGTCCCCGTCATCAACGGTGTCGACATGCGAGAGCGCAAGGCCGCCGGTCTCGTCCGCAAGCTCGCCCCCAACGCCAACGTGCACGTCCAGATGCCGCGCACGGGACGAGAGGCGGGCTACTCCACCCAAAAGCTCGTGAGAGACACCAACAAGCTCCCCAAGAACGCCGCTCGGCCCGATGTGACGGTGAGCCAGACCCTTCCCCATCCGTCCATGTACGAGAGGGAGTCGACGCACAACAGCTTCTACGGGGTGTTGAACCGAAAGGCCGTGCCGGAGGGCATGAGATACGCGGGCGGCGTCTCCGACGAGGACGCGGACCTGGAGGAGTACGGCTACGGTCACCGGCAGACCACGAAGGACAAGGGGGCCGACGTGGCCGCCCGCCGGAAAACCTACCGGTTCGAGGCGGCCTCGCGCAGCAACAGCCCCGAGGAGGAGGCCGGCCCCTCCTCGTACCGCAGCAGGAGCAAGAGCAGGAGCCGCGTCAGCGAGACTCCCGCCCCTGCCCCCGCCCGTCGGCGCAGGTCGAGCCGCCCGCCCCTGAGCAGGTCGGGCCGTCCTCCCGCCCCCGCCGCCGCCCCCGTCAACTACGCGGCGCCGGAGTACGAGGACGACTACCCCGTCGGCAGTCAGATCCCCAGCCGCAGCCAGTCCCGCCACCGCGGCGGCGGCCACCACTTCGCCTACGACTCCGGGGACGAGGGGGCGCGCTCCGGCAGGAGGAGTCGCCGCGGCTCGGTCAGCATCGAAGGCGCCTACTCGTACGGAGGCGGCCCCTCCGAACCCACACCGGCGCCCGAACGGGAACGGGAGCGGGAGCGGGAGCGCGGGCGCCACCGGACGTCGAGCCGGGCACCGGACAGCCTCAGGTCGAGCAGCCGCGCCGTCGACACGAGGGACGCCTTCTCCGGCGGCCCCTCCGAACCCGCACCGCAGCGGGAGCGCAACCGCAGCCGCCGCCCCTCGTCCAGCCAGATGGCCTTCTTCACGGACAGCGGCCGCCCCACCGTCGTCCCCACCAGCTACGCGGAATCCGACGTCGAGGAAGACCTCTACGCCGCTCCGCCGAAGCGCAGCCGCAGCCGCCGGCCCAGGTAAGGGAGCAACCACGACTGGTCGGGGAAGGCAAACCCCGCCGCGCCGCGCGCCGCCCACACAGCGCCGGCCAGGATCACGATTGCGGCCGCGCCGTGCCATCAGCGGGCCCCGCACCGCCGGGTGACCCTCCGGCCCACCGCAAGGGCGACCAACGCCGCAGCCGCCGATCCGCGGGCAATGGCGATATACGCCATGGTGCGGTGTCGGCACAGCAGTTGTGCGTGGAGGGCGAACCCGGGCAAGGACGGGGCGGCTGTGCAGAGGGCAGCGACGCCGATGCCCCGGGCGGCGGCTTCGCCGTCTGGCCCTTTGCAGGTGAGCCGAACGCCCGCCAGATCCGCGACACCGACGACTGCGACAAGCCCCTTTCCTTCGCCATCGAACGGGTCGACCTGTACGTCGCGTTCTTCGGCGTGGCTTCCAGCGTCCTGGTGACCACCGTGTCGACCTGCTCGTCCGTCACTGTCCTGGGGCCACCCGGACGCGGCATGTCACCCGGGCCGGCAATCCGGTACCGCACAAACCGGGCCGGCCAGCGCCCCACTGCCTGTGGTGTGGAACCGAGTTGAGCAGCCACGTCCTTGTTCGAGACACCGTCAGCACACGCCAGAACGATCCGACAGCGTCAACTCGGCCTTCGGCCGCCCCATCCGGGCAGGTGGAAGACGGTTCACGACCGTCATCGAAAATGTTCGGCGAACGGAACGTGGGAGCGAATCCCGCGGGCTGTCCAGGCCGACGCTGACGCTGATGCTGACGCTGAAGGCCGGATCGACTGGAGCATGGTCAGCGTCGATTCCACGACTTGCAGCGCTCATCAGCATTCGGCTGGTGCCTCCACTCGTGCCCACCGCCCCGCCACCCGTCACGACGTGGGCCGAGTCCTCGCCACCGGCGAGTCCTACACCCGCCCCGCACACCACAAGGTCGACGCGAGACCCCGACGAACAGGCTGACAAGCGACAACGAAGATCAGCACGATGAGCACATGCGATACGAGGAGAAGGCCAGGCTCCCGGCGATGCCAGAGCGGCATTCGTGCCTAGTTGGTCGTGTGTGTGGGGTAGACCTGGACGTCAGTGTAGGCGCCCTTGATCCCGCCCGCGCCCGCGGGCCACTTCAGGCTCACCGTGTGGGTCTCGTTCGGCGGCGTCACCAGGATGTCGGTCGGGT
The Streptomyces sp. NBC_01296 DNA segment above includes these coding regions:
- a CDS encoding ATP-binding protein encodes the protein MNDSSPLLERLAELRARVALLVDRRSAKDPTATDPMRGMYLTEEAVQHLLFGRTETKGLMPSGPDERQGSGEPGAAEEPETEDAAEPDETWPSEDDRLHWLAHWLRLSPLDTQILLIALAPDLDRSFEALYGYLNDDVTRRRATVALALDLCGVPTHSAAGRSRFHPAARLLARGLIEVDDPERPFLSRSLRVPDRVVAHLLGDDTPDPALQGTVRPLPYRPGAADEENAVATVTPDGGDPLTRRLAGHLAARPLTAYLREHRDGDGLACATVALGAAGIPALHFAPAGRPEEHRPEEHAPEHRPAGERLPYRELLREARLTGRAIVVTSLPEKPGELIRALTVKDVPVLFADPRPYDPKWCDSGRDPIVLDAPRQRAGDLDAWRAALGPQEPAFDLAPVVAAYRLGPAGIDRASRAARDLAAFDGTELSAAHLRFAARQQSASGLERHARRIRPDVGWNDLVLPAGPLAQLRELVLRARHRDRVLGDWRLSTGGGRGRGVVGLFAGDSGTGKTLSAEVVAGELGLDLYVVQLPSIVDKYVGETEKNLERIFTEADRTDTVLLFDEADAVFGKRSEVSSSNDRHANMESAYLLQRLESFDGIALLTTNLRSNIDDAFTRRLDLVVDFPFPDEKQRLALWRHSLAHVPCAEDIDPAFCARDFELAGGSIRSAVVTAAYAAAGRGDGVSTADLLAGAQREYRKAGRLVLDDASW
- a CDS encoding DUF4255 domain-containing protein; protein product: MIHEVDDILRGLLIRGSFAGSDVEVTFDAPTRDWAARRNAPTIDAYLYDIREDTKRRQRGRIGLRDEQGIIVKEHQPPRWFRLSYLVTAWTKRPQDEHRMLSAVLHTLLPKEILPPEDLTGTLAGLGLSVQLTVAGLHTEARSLADIWSALGGELKPSLDVVITAPFLASPDYRVGPPVTEGLGVRVRGTDGGSDDGPTRHHSAKSVAAAKEDFVRRNGRTGTVQEQRK
- a CDS encoding response regulator transcription factor yields the protein MVLRSPNRIPVEVHASDPLSLDGAVSQLRRHSEVELVEEGASRPGTVAVLLAEVLDEPTLSRLRRLTRADGIRAVLVTSLIREAELLQVIEYGVGAIVWRREATGHRLLQAVLAASRGDGDLPSDLLGRLMAQVGTLQRGTTSVSGATVSGLAPREIDVLRLVAEGLDTAEIAGKLSYSERTVKNVMHGLTTRLQLRNRAHAVAYALREGYI
- a CDS encoding LuxR C-terminal-related transcriptional regulator is translated as MAYHETDHEIGVTAGSIRPRRHPLVPATPSIPGPGSAGLLERDGALELLAAETDRALNGSGRLVLFRAPTGTGRSALLEVAAEQGAKLGMQVLRAHASADCPGAPLALVQRLLDAESDPGDLHSAPQTLQLSSHSSRLWRLLCEHAAASPLLITVEDVHLADQASRNWLTEAARRLTGMPVLMVVTERGQYDITPPRAGLAYSLPPDTVRMHALAPLSRSAAEELVRAALGPDTGDAWLDGCVRAGAGNPLLLHSLLDDLRAVFPYGASDSGGPEPRLPERCAELYPGAFVAAVSWWLKSAGHENTLVARALAELEGSAPQQYDEGRQEDGEQGVGESGFPDGAGTSDLRPGAAGHGEPDPGHDFVDFLAELTGADPDRVAGWVAAMIRLGLLRRSPGTGVPRFAHPLLRGAVLDGWPRSHRQSLHHRAAELRRRRGDGAEAVAGHLLRTSPAGAAGRTAPPGAAGGGAPVDRALLDAAAEASRAGRTDAAALYLRRALDEPLPRERRSAVLTELGELEFTTQRTGGIPRLAEALRLQEQPRGRVLAAVNLGNALANQGRPHAALDVLRDLGPLDAEPVLARTVQTASAFFSDHDPEIRRAVHTRLRERAERSPDWISPALRALLIRHRAAAGALSAESAVEQIRQLMAAPEDPLLVPYLLATAAAVAQWADAPDDAERLVRAGLTEHLLTPLHPVHRSLLDSRADTAAARGQYQWLLEETADKLRTPADAARTGVGNFLAHRVIALAECGRAAEAERLIADIDVEEAKDSGELNRFLYARGVLRASVGDPAGALADFRECGRRQLGRDVESLVITPWRSAAAECLLLLGETPQALALAEEDSRYAAAWGTPRVRGRALRVLGAATGGRRGLELTAEAVGILRGTSLDVELIPALVTHGLQLTAAGQPRRARPLLREAATAAERLGSIRLSGSAERALRASGSRRWNTSLTGPGSLTAGERRIAALAADGRTNAEISELLHLALRTVETHLTSTYRKLGIRRRVDLRAVLNSDAQEPA
- a CDS encoding eCIS core domain-containing protein, yielding MRAYKAQAEQSGGRKSGGRTERPRTLAQRVLTLQRSVGNASVSRAIEEEQHEHAAGCGHDRPAAEQPIADQTPVHQASADQSSVLDAVRSPGRPLDPRLLARAEQGYGMSFRHVRVHSDPVAQRSAMALGARAYTTGSDIVVGPQGTDDETMFHELDHVRQQSLGSVSGTDNGAGVKLSHQDDPFERHATANGRRMAQGAMPDLSGPGSGASAPAPAPVHTGDRISVARARSTDGRRMYPSDRGQMFEIATARGSVMGRYVRASSDGVMHIFDTSEQGRISVYPDQIIGVRPTVGNLHPPGQVRPPEENLHDRSQLLMSEADLSGVRARLRKNPREAGRTAVTTFEEQPDYQQYETNREDLRRLNVPVINGVDMRERKAAGLVRKLAPNANVHVQMPRTGREAGYSTQKLVRDTNKLPKNAARPDVTVSQTLPHPSMYERESTHNSFYGVLNRKAVPEGMRYAGGVSDEDADLEEYGYGHRQTTKDKGADVAARRKTYRFEAASRSNSPEEEAGPSSYRSRSKSRSRVSETPAPAPARRRRSSRPPLSRSGRPPAPAAAPVNYAAPEYEDDYPVGSQIPSRSQSRHRGGGHHFAYDSGDEGARSGRRSRRGSVSIEGAYSYGGGPSEPTPAPERERERERERGRHRTSSRAPDSLRSSSRAVDTRDAFSGGPSEPAPQRERNRSRRPSSSQMAFFTDSGRPTVVPTSYAESDVEEDLYAAPPKRSRSRRPR